One Bacillus sp. E(2018) DNA window includes the following coding sequences:
- a CDS encoding SprT family protein has product MTNEELQKLTEEISIQFFNKTFRHQARFNRRLRTTGGRYLLRSHDIEMNPHLYKAFGIEELIGVIKHELVHYHMHIEGRGYKHGDDDFKYWLHKVGGSRFCQSIPDKRRTESYKYAYMCADCMQSYKRKRQIDTKRYVCGKCRGKLKQVSLK; this is encoded by the coding sequence ATGACGAATGAAGAATTGCAGAAGCTAACAGAGGAGATCTCCATTCAGTTCTTCAATAAAACGTTTCGCCACCAAGCGAGATTCAATAGAAGGCTGCGAACAACAGGTGGACGTTATCTGTTGCGATCTCATGATATAGAAATGAATCCTCATCTTTATAAAGCATTTGGTATAGAAGAATTGATCGGTGTCATTAAGCATGAGCTCGTGCACTATCACATGCATATCGAGGGCAGAGGGTATAAACATGGTGACGATGACTTTAAGTATTGGCTTCATAAAGTAGGTGGGTCTCGTTTCTGTCAATCCATCCCCGATAAAAGAAGAACAGAGAGTTATAAATACGCTTATATGTGTGCAGACTGTATGCAGTCCTATAAGAGAAAGAGGCAAATTGACACGAAAAGATATGTGTGCGGAAAGTGCCGAGGGAAATTAAAACAGGTTTCTTTAAAATAG
- the cmpA gene encoding cortex morphogenetic protein CmpA, producing the protein MPTWFKRQLRRAYYQKDRYQIRLLNQCWFFYNKKHSSSEE; encoded by the coding sequence ATGCCAACATGGTTTAAAAGACAGCTCCGTCGTGCTTATTATCAAAAAGACCGTTACCAAATCCGCTTACTTAATCAATGCTGGTTCTTTTATAACAAAAAACACTCCTCCAGTGAAGAATAG